A single window of Theropithecus gelada isolate Dixy chromosome 9, Tgel_1.0, whole genome shotgun sequence DNA harbors:
- the FOXI2 gene encoding forkhead box protein I2 encodes MATYCKDPGPSSAPPGQARATAHPPAYEHSDLGAVGGGPRLWVNAPALRSKSYASGPGPVPPYAAPGYGAPGPLLGAPGGLAGADLSWLSLSGQQELLRLVRPPYSYSALIAMAIQSAPLRRLTLSQIYQYVAGNFPFYKRSKAGWQNSIRHNLSLNDCFKKVPRDEDDPGKGNYWTLDPNCEKMFDNGNFRRKRKRRAEASAVSPSGARSEGGAEAPALEPPGAACRDLQASPSPSAPEAATCFSGFASAMNALAGGLGTFPGGLAGDFSFGRPPPTVAVHASQTLSPSPGFAPGHQTAATGFRVSHLLYSREGTEV; translated from the exons ATGGCCACCTACTGCAAAGACCCGGGCCCCTCCTCGGCCCCGCCCGGCCAGGCCCGGGCCACCGCGCACCCCCCGGCCTATGAGCATAGTGATCTGGGCGCAGTGGGCGGGGGCCCGCGCCTGTGGGTGAATGCGCCAGCGCTCAGATCCAAGTCCTACGCTTCAGGTCCCGGGCCCGTGCCGCCCTACGCGGCCCCCGGCTACGGGGCTCCCGGCCCGCTCCTTGGCGCCCCGGGTGGCCTGGCGGGCGCCGACCTCTCCTGGCTGAGCCTCTCCGGCCAGCAGGAGCTGCTGAGGCTGGTGCGGCCGCCCTATTCCTACTCGGCGCTCATCGCCATGGCCATCCAGAGCGCGCCCCTGCGGAGGCTGACTCTCAGCCAGATCTACCAGTACGTGGCTGGCAACTTCCCTTTCTACAAGCGCAGCAAGGCGGGCTGGCAGAACTCCATCCGCCACAACCTGTCGCTCAACGACTGCTTCAAGAAGGTGCCCCGCGACGAGGACGACCCAG GTAAAGGCAATTACTGGACCCTGGACCCCAACTGCGAGAAGATGTTTGACAACGGGAACTTccgaaggaagaggaagaggagagctgAAGCCAGCGCGGTCTCGCCCTCGGGGGCCAGGAGCGAGGGAGGGGCCGAGGCGCCCGCGCTGGAGCCCCCGGGCGCGGCTTGCCGGGACCTGCAGGCTTCGCCCTCTCCATCCGCACCCGAGGCCGCCACCTGCTTCTCCGGTTTCGCCTCCGCTATGAACGCACTGGCGGGCGGCCTTGGCACCTTCCCCGGGGGCCTGGCGGGCGACTTTTCTTTCGGAAGGCCGCCGCCGACGGTCGCCGTCCACGCTTCTCAGACCCTTAGCCCCTCGCCTGGCTTCGCCCCTGGCCACCAGACCGCGGCCACTGGCTTCCGCGTCAGTCACCTCCTCTACAGCCGGGAAGGGACCGAAGTTTGA
- the LOC112632183 gene encoding uncharacterized protein LOC112632183, with amino-acid sequence MKSVDLQARAAEGGGTVENEGLGVDSSPGVVRSPRALNARRQWTDICAEVARTPGRVGTLEISDAAAVQGSHRFSQAWESGAPQGFSALWSLERSAEGVKLSAGCRGTSRKQGRLRNASDASRPVLLPPGDAAARVLPSPHAARLSASPAPRAVGWRRMDPG; translated from the coding sequence ATGAAGTCCGTAGATCTCCAGGCTAGAGCCGCAGAGGGAGGTGGCACGGTGGAGAACGAGGGGCTGGGCGTGGACAGTAGCCCTGGGGTCGTCCGGAGTCCTCGCGCCCTCAACGCGCGAAGGCAGTGGACCGACATCTGCGCCGAAGTCGCGCGTACCCCAGGGAGGGTCGGGACCCTGGAAATTTCGGACGCCGCAGCCGTCCAGGGCAGTCATCGCTTTTCCCAAGCCTGGGAGTCCGGGGCCCCGCAGGGTTTCTCCGCGCTGTGGTCTCTGGAGCGCAGTGCGGAGGGAGTCAAGCTCTCTGCCGGCTGTCGGGGGACAAGCCGAAAACAGGGACGTCTCCGCAATGCGTCCGACGCCAGCCGTCCTGTCCTGCTGCCTCCGGGGGATGCTGCTGCCCGGGTTCTCCCGTCCCCCCACGCTGCCCGGCTCTCGGCCTCCCCTGCTCCCCGCGCTGTAGGGTGGCGGAGGATGGACCCAGGTTGA